From the genome of Maniola jurtina chromosome 26, ilManJurt1.1, whole genome shotgun sequence:
AGTCCAGTACATCCAGCCATCGAGTGGATTGACAGCGATTGCTCGTGGCTCATCAAGCTTGTCTCCAATTATGATCTTCCTCATACCACCCTGCAGGTCGGAGAGTTCGATATGTTTTTTGTCGGCATCCGTCCAATAGAGACGGTTATAGATCCAGTCTACTGCCAGTCCTTCTGTTTTGACTCGCATATCTCCTATCGCAACTGGCTGTTGGCCTCCATCATCGATTGGCGACTTGTAAATTTTACGTCTTACGAAATGACTCCAGAAAACCATACCTGTTTTGAAATGGTAATCGAGCGCTACAGCAAATTCTGTGTCTTTCACTATAGTTACAATTTTCAGATGGCTAAGACTGATCTTTACGATGTCTGACATTGTAGCAATCAGAAGGGAGGGATGGCCTTCGGTCGCCTTACAGCGGGTTATATCGGTAGGGATCCTGGTGTAGCCAGAATGGCACTCGCATTTGAAAGtgccatttttatttatacatatttgGGAACACGCTCCAGGAACTAAACATTCGTCAATGTCTTCGCAAAATGTGTTATTGATGAGCTTGTATCCATTTTCACAATCACAGTAGTACCCAACAGGCGTATCAACGCATTTCTGTGTACATCCACCGTTGTTTTGAGCACACTCGTTTATCCCGCATCGGTTAATAGGTTCGTCTTCTAAGTTTGGGCAGTCTGGGTTGTTATCACATACTTTGGACATCGGTATGCATGTTGCTCCACCGCAATCGAATTCTCTCGCATCGCACACAGGTTTGGGTCGCACGCAGTTGACTTCGTCGCTACCATCAGGACAGTCTTCGTTTCCATCACAATAGAGCACTCCTGGGATACAATCCTGACTTTCGCATACAAACTGGTCTAGTCTACAAACGATCTGGGATCTGGGGCAAAACCCTGGAGATTCGTCAGAACCATCTGGACAATCACGGTTACCATCGCACAcccatcttctaggtaagcatGTTTCACGATCCTTGCACTCGAATTCTGAAGCATTGCATGTTGATATCCTTTTCGGTATGGGAGGACAATTCCATTCGTCACTTCCATCGGGGCAATCGATATCTCCATCGCACGTCCATTGTGTCAACACACAATTATCGTCGGCGCATCTGAAGCGACTGGGCGGTTGGCATATTTCGGGTGGACACTTTACTTCGTCGCTACCGTCACCacaatcgtcatcatcatcacagaCAAATCTTATCGCTATGCACTTGCCGTTTCCGCACGTGAACTCATCTGAATGGCATGAGTCATTGCACGCCTGTTCATCGGAGCCATCAGAGCAATCTATGTGGCCATCGCACACCCATGTTTGAGGTATGCATTCCCTTATCGTGGCACATGTAAATTGATTGGAACCGCAAATCTCCATTACGCAAATGCTCGGTTCTTCAACAGATCCGTCGGAACAGTCCTTCTCGTTGTCGCAACTCCACGTCTTCGGTATGCACTGGCCACTATTGCATCGAAATTCAGATGGGGTGCATCTAGGAATAGCCTTGCAGGCTTCAATGTTTTCATCGGAGCTGTCACCGCAATTGTCCTCTCCGTCACACACCAAGGCCGTCAATATACACTTCCCGTTCGCACACTGGTATGTATTCAACGGGCATGCTTCACCAGAAATAATCGCACTGGCATTCAAACCGAATACACCAATTGTTTTGGTACAAAACGTTAAAAGAAGTAAGTACCACCACATATTGCTGCAAACTTTGGAGGCTGTCCAACCATGACAAGCTCTTAAAACGaacataagtatttttatagttttttgagactttttcttactaaatttcttcctactactgagcacgcaAGAAACTGAGATacagtacttaattatttttaaatctttcaGTAATATGACGTAAGTATGTTCCAGTGCGAACTAATTATATTGTTTTCACTGTTGACCTACTAatctatacttaggtataataaaactgtaactggacgctttctgtacattaaatatgtaattattatgcAAATTGTAATCGGATGAAACTTTATTATCTTTATATCGATAATAAGAGCACACaacagtattttaaatttttgtctgtctgtctgtacgtttGCGCATCATTCCAGAAGACTGACGCTAGATGTTAACGAACGTTCGGTAAATAGGGCACTCGAAGTTAATgctgcgtcgtaggtgggggcattgactcgagctttgcacgctatacaatacgggcttgaaaaatattacaagacTAAAAccacaagataaggcaaatggttattggcattagaTTGTGTTATGGTAGTATAATGATACCGCTAtaaatttttgctagcgtcctggttacaccctgtatataggATATCATTCAggtattaagtactagctgatgcccgcgacttaggactggatgtaggttttttaaaattcccgtgggaactctttgattttccgggataagaagtagcatATGCGctaatacagggtataatccatctccattctaaatttcagcccaatccgtccagtagtttttgcgtgaaggagtaacaaacatacacacacacacacacacacatacaaactttctcctttataatattaagtgtgataccCCTAGTTTTACATAACTATGATAAGTTCCGTAAATACGTAAAATACCCAGGTTTTTACGCTTGACCTCAACCTGTTGATAAATTCAGATTGAAGTAGGGTTGCTAAGGTTTGAAATACTAAAGCTGGAATCATCACTCAGcggcatattttaatttattaaaaacgcgaaagtttttttttttttttaaaaacatattagccatgctaatcatgactaattccccccctttcccctccaattaaaaaaaaaaaaatttaagcgtaaagcttgtgccaggagtgggtacgacaatagtgcaacgggtgcaggggtttgaaccgccgccctttcggaattcagtccgctcctcaaccgttgagctatcgaggctctgaagtttgtatgtaggtatgtatgtatggatgtttgttactctttcacgcaaaaattgctggacggatttggctgaaatatgaaatggagatagattataccctggattaacagatTTTACTAGGTAcccactttttattccggaaaatgaatgagttcccacgggatttttaaaaatgttttaaaaagtcgcgggcatcagttagtattaCTATAAAACCCCAGCGCATCATTTTAATAGCCaaacttacaattttttaaaagcCTGGGCACGAAATTAATCAGCTTTGTTTCCCAATTAAACAGTTATGACAATCATTTGCATTCAGCCGGCACTTCGTGCGATCCCTTTGTATAACTAGGTAGATATACATTTCCGTTCGACACAGAgaaaaagtaaaagtttattaaaagcTGGACCTATTCGTTAAAAGCTAAATACGTTCGGCTATAGTCAGATGGTTGATAACCCTACAGAAGTAACATGTGGAGGTCAGCCTGTGTGCCGGTGATAACACATATATAAATTAATTCCAGGAACCCCGACTTTCTAAGAACATTAGCAATCTACAGATTATTTAGACAGCGAGATTACAGATTAAGTTTGGACTTGAATATAAAACTATATATTAAATTGTGACGCAGTATTTTGCGTGGGAGTCGAATCCTAACGAAAGTTTACaagaaaaaatatgtttatttcaaAAGACTGTCCATGGGGAGTCTCCATAATTCCTGCCAAATTGTGGTACTTATTTCTTTGTGGGCTATGTCCAATAACTAGTGGTGCACCCAGTTTGAACGCCACTGCAGCTATTGTTAGCGAAGGGTGTCCACTGAACAGATTCCAGTGTGCAAACGGGAGGTGTGCATTGATGGAATGGACGTGTGACGG
Proteins encoded in this window:
- the LOC123878319 gene encoding low-density lipoprotein receptor-like, whose translation is MFVLRACHGWTASKVCSNMWWYLLLLTFCTKTIGVFGLNASAIISGEACPLNTYQCANGKCILTALVCDGEDNCGDSSDENIEACKAIPRCTPSEFRCNSGQCIPKTWSCDNEKDCSDGSVEEPSICVMEICGSNQFTCATIRECIPQTWVCDGHIDCSDGSDEQACNDSCHSDEFTCGNGKCIAIRFVCDDDDDCGDGSDEVKCPPEICQPPSRFRCADDNCVLTQWTCDGDIDCPDGSDEWNCPPIPKRISTCNASEFECKDRETCLPRRWVCDGNRDCPDGSDESPGFCPRSQIVCRLDQFVCESQDCIPGVLYCDGNEDCPDGSDEVNCVRPKPVCDAREFDCGGATCIPMSKVCDNNPDCPNLEDEPINRCGINECAQNNGGCTQKCVDTPVGYYCDCENGYKLINNTFCEDIDECLVPGACSQICINKNGTFKCECHSGYTRIPTDITRCKATEGHPSLLIATMSDIVKISLSHLKIVTIVKDTEFAVALDYHFKTGMVFWSHFVRRKIYKSPIDDGGQQPVAIGDMRVKTEGLAVDWIYNRLYWTDADKKHIELSDLQGGMRKIIIGDKLDEPRAIAVNPLDGWMYWTDVGKEPKIERAGMDGSHRQTIVSNDVVWPNGLTLDFVHNRLYWVDAQLHTISSCNYDGSARRVILFSTNFLRQPFSITTFEDWIYWTDWETHVVYRANKFNGNRLQAIAQWYQFQHVTVIQTHHSYRQPDGVNYCSHVHCSHWCLPAPQINPNSPKISCSCPSGLQLMPDNQTCAEDGVKTYKDLSNSSSADESGTTGKTNSDISSSTDDSGTT